Genomic segment of Vibrio celticus:
GACATAAATGCTGATCCTGTTTACGAAAACAACTTTAGTGTCAATTTTGGTATTGTAGGCTTCGGTACATCTGCTGGATCTGGGTCAAACGTTTCAGGCTTCGATAGCTCTGGAAACTCTTTAGAGTACGGTCGCCCATTCTTCTTAAACAACTAATTTTCTTTATTGATAAAACATCAGTAAATTTAAAGGATTACACATGACATTGTGGAAACGCACATTAATTGCTATCGCAGCGACTTGTACTTTATCAACAAGCTTTGCAGCGCCAGTCGAGCTAGACAGCGTAAAAGTTATCGTTAACGAAGGCGTTATCTTACAAAGCGACATCGATGCTTCGATGAAGACGCTGCGTGCAAACGCTAAGAAAAGCGGGCAAACATTGCCATCGCAAGATGTGCTCAATGAGCAAGTACTAGAAAAACTGATCATCGATACTATTCAAACTCAAGAAGCGGAACGTATTGGTGTACGTATCGATGATGCTCGACTTGATCAAGCAATCGAAGGCATCGCGAAAGACAACAACCAAACAGTTGAACAACTTACCGCATCGGTTGCGGAAGAAGGCCTTAGCTACAATGCATTTCGTGAGCAAGTAAGAAAAGAGATTGCAGCAAGTGAAGCTCGTAACGCCTTAGTTCGTCGTCGTATTAATATCCTTCCAGCAGAAGTAGACAACCTAGCGGATATCTTAGCGCAAGAGACTAATGCGACCGTTCAATACAAAATTGGCCACATTCAACTGCGCTTTAATGATGACCAAACCAAAGAAGAGCTAGAAGCGCAAGCTACCGAATTGGTTGAAGAACTGAACTCAGGCAAAGATTTCAGCACCATGGCATATACTTACTCTAAGGGTCCTAAAGCACTGCAAGGTGGCGATTGGGGCTGGATGCGTAAAGAAGAGATGCCAACCATTTTTGCTGACCAGATCAAAATGCAAAATAAAGGCAGTATCATTGGCCCTTTCCGTAGCGGTGTAGGTTTCCACATCCTGAAAATTGAAGATGTGAAAGGCCTAGAAACTGTTGCGGTAACTGAGGTGAATGCACGTCATATTTTGATTAAGCCTACAGTGATCCTAAGTGACGATGGCGCGAAGGAGCAACTTGAAGAGATCACGCGCCGCGTAAACGCAGGTGAAGCTAGCTTTGGTGACCTTGCGCAGCAATACAGCCAAGATCCAGGTTCTGCAGTACAAGATGGTGAACTAGGCTACCAAACACCAGATTTGTATGTACCAGAGTTCAAACACCAAGTAGAAACGCTACCTGAAGGCAAAATCAGTGCGCCATTCAAAACCGTACACGGTTGGCACATTGTTGAAGTACTAGACCGTCGCGAAGTAGACCGCACCGATTCGGCTTTGAAAAACAAGGCTTACCAAATTCTATTTAACCGTAAATTCAACGAAGAAGCGGGAGCTTGGCTACAAGAAGTAAGAGCAAGTGCCTTTGTTGAGATGGTTGAGGACGATCAAGATGACAACAACTAAACGTATTGTCATAACCGCAGGTGAACCAGCAGGGATAGGCCCAGATTTAACTTTGGCTCTATCTCAAGAAAGTTGGCCTCATCAACTCGTGGTTTGTGCTGATAAAACACTGCTATCCGAGCGAGCAAAAATCCTTGGTATCGAAGTCGATCTGCTAGATTATGACGTAAACGCAGCTAAGCAACCGCAACGCGCTGGCACGCTGGTAGTGAAACACGTTCCACTTGCTGAAGCGGCAGTTGCAGGTCAACTCAACGAGGCTAATGGTCATTACGTATTAAATACTTTAGAAACCGCAGCAATTGGCTGTATGAATGATGAATTTGATGCTATTGTCACCGGCCCCGTTCACAAGGGTGTAATTAACCGAGCTGGCGTTGCTTTTAGCGGCCATACCGAGTTCTTTGCAGAGAAGTCCAATACACCACTGGTGGTGATGATGTTGGCAACTGAAGGGCTGCGTGTTGCGCTAGTAACAACGCACATCCCACTAGCTTATGTATCTCAAGCTGTGACCGAAGACAGATTAGAGCAAATTATTGCTATTCTGAATAAAGATTTGGTTGAGAAATTTGCTATTGAGAAACCAACTATCTACGTATGTGGCTTGAATCCACATGCTGGTGAAGATGGTTGTTTAGGGCGTGAAGAGATTGAAACCATCACCCCGACGCTAGAAAAAATTCGCCAAAAAGATGGCATCAATTTAGTTGGCCCATTGCCAGCAGATACCATCTTTAATGAAAAATATTTGCAAGATGCAGATGCTGTTTTAGGTATGTATCACGACCAAGTACTCCCGGTATTGAAATACAAAGGGTTTGGTCGCTCAGTGAACATCACGCTTGGCTTACCGTTTATTCGCACATCAGTCGACCACGGTACCGCCTTAGACTTGGCAGGGAAAGGCCAAGCCGATACAGGGAGCTTTAGAACAGCGCTCACGCACGCCATTGAATTAGTAGAGAAAAAGCAATGAGAAATGATGTCCACTTAGGGCACAAAGCGCGTAAACGTTTTGGTCAAAACTTCCTTAACGATCCATACATTATTGATGGCATCGTATCGAGCATTAACCCATTACCTGGTCAAAACTTGGTAGAGATCGGTCCTGGTCTAGGCGCAATTACTGAGCCTGTGGGTAAGCTTGTCGATAAATTTACTGTTATCGAATTGGATAGAGACCTTGCAGAACGTCTGCGTAACCATCCGGATCTGGCTGATAAGCTAACGATCCGTGAAGGCGATGCGATGAAGTTCGACTTCCAAGAACTGGTTAAACCAAACAACAAGCTACGTATTTTTGGTAACTTGCCATACAACATCTCTACACCATTGATGTTCCACCTTTTTGAATTCCATAAAGACGTGCAAGACATGCACTTTATGCTTCAAAAAGAAGTGGTTAACCGTCTAGCCGCTGGCCCAGGCAGCAAAGCTTACGGCCGTCTTACTGTGATGGCTCAGTACTACTGTAAAGTGACACCTGTGCTAGAAGTGCCACCAACGGCCTTCGTTCCGCCACCGAAAGTAGACTCTGCAGTTGTTCGCCTACAGCCATACGAAGTGCTGCCTTACCCGGCAAAAGATCTGAAATGGCTTGATCGCGTATGTCGTGAAGGCTTTAACCAGCGTCGTAAAACGGTTCGTAACTGCTACAAGAGCTTGATCGATAAGGAAGTACTGGAAGAGCTTGGTATCAACCCAAGCATGCGCCCTGAGAACTTAACGCTCGAGCAGTTTGTCGACATGGCAAACTGGTTGTACGACAGTCACAACGCTGACAAATAAATAAAAAAGGCTCCTACACTTCGGTTAGGAGCCTTTTTTATGTAATACTTTAATTACATTAAGTATATCAACAACAAAAGGTGCGAATATGGATATATCTACGCCTTGTATCAAATGCCAGGTTCACTCTAAGTACATAGAAGAACAATCTGAGCCTACCAAGAATCGTTACGTCTTCGCCTACATTATAACGATCAAAAACCTCAGTAAAACAACGGTGCAGCTTATGTCTCGCCGCTGGCTTATTACCGACTCTAACGGCAAGCAACTCACCATTGAGGGTGATGGTGTAGTTGGGCAACAACCCGTGATTGAAGCCAACGACGAATACACCTACACAAGTGGCACTGTCATCGAAACCCCTGTTGGCGTTATGCAAGGTCACTATGTGATGACCGATAACAAGGGCATTGATTTTATTACCGAAGTTGACCCATTCAGACTCGCAATCCCTAATATTCTTAATTAGCCATACATCCGTATCTACAGGAAATTATTGTGTCGAATTATATTGTCGGAGACATCCAAGGGTGCTTCGACGAACTTCAATTACTGCTTGAAACCATCAACTTTGATAAACACCAAGATACTTTATGGGTCGCTGGAGACTTAGTTGCTCGAGGCCCTAAATCATTGGAGACGCTACGCTTTATTCGTAGCCTTGGTGACGCAGCTAAGGTTGTATTAGGCAACCACGACTTACACCTTTTGGCGGTGTCCTTAGGGCTATTTCCAGCGAAACCAAAAGATAAGACTCAAGCCATTCTTGATGCTGAAGATCGTGAAGTGCTACTCGAATGGTTAAGACAACAGCCTTTGCTTCAGGAACATCCAGAGTTCGTGATGTGCCATGCGGGTATCTCACCTCAGTGGAATATAGAAAGAGCACGTATTGAAAATCGAGAGATCGTATCCTTGCTGAAGTCGGACAGGTGGCAATGGCTAATCGAAAACATGTACAGCAACGCACCTGATTTATGGCATCAGGATTTACATGATATTGAGCGCTATCGCTATGCAATCAATAGCTTTACAAGAATGCGCTTCTGTTTTGAAGACGGTCGACTCGACATGGCATGTAAGCTACCACCCAATGAAATTACCGATGAACCATTAGTACCGTGGTTTGACCTTCCACAACGCATAAAGCTCGATAAAACCGTTGTTTTTGGACACTGGGCTGCACTTGAAGGCTATAACGGAAAAGACGTGATTGGACTTGATACTGGCTGCGTTTGGGGAGGAGACTTAACCGCACTTCGCTGGGAAGACAAACAGTTTTTTACTCAAGAAGCGTTATAGATATATGAAACACTTGCGCTACTCGTGCAGCAGCGCAAGTGTTTTTAAATTAGGAGTTAACGCTCGAGAATCACAAACTCCATGTTGTGTTTGTTTTTCTCGTCAGCTTGATAGCTCTCGTTAAAGCTCTGCTTCCAACCTTCTCCCCAGTCTGGAAATTGTGTATCACCATCGACATCAAAATCGATATAAGTCAGATACAACTTGTCTGCTTTAGGTAGGCAAGTTTCATAGATTGAACCACCACCGATAATCATCACTTCATCGACATCGTTGACCAGCTCTAGTGCTTTATCAATCGAAGTAACAGTCGTCACCCCTTCAATTTCCAAGCTCGCATCACGGCTAATCACAACGTTTAATCGACCAGGTAAAGGACGCCCGATCGAATCATAGGTTTTACGCCCCATGACTACAGGCTTACCCATAGTCGAGCGTTTAAACCATGCAAAATCCGCAGGCAAGTGCCAAGGCATCTGGTTGTCTTTACCTATTACACGGTTATTGGCCATTGCTGCAATCATACTGATGATCATAAATCGAAAGTCCTGTCCCTAAAAAGAAAATTAACGCTAGACGATAGGTCTGCGTCGGTAGAATAACAGCCCTGGTACAGCTAAGCCAACCGCCAGTCCAGCGATAATAAACATTGATTTCAAAAAGTTCTCCATCAACATTGCCAGTAACTCAGGCGTATAGCCTGCCCTGTTAATCTCTACCATAGCAATCATTGCCTTGAAGGCAAACACGCCTGGGACCATAGGAATCAAGGCTGCAACCGTAAATACCTTAGGATGCGCTAACAGTTTATGTGACCAATGAACCCCTATCATGCCAACCACCGTCGCGGCAAAGAACGTTGCCCATTCGATTGGAATACCAAAGTGCATCATCAGATAACGGCTACCATGGCCGATAGAGCCGCCAAGTGCACAATAAATTAAAGCGCGTTGCGGGACGTTAAACACCAATGCGAATCCAACCGCAGGAATCGCGGCGAAAAACATATCATTGAGCAAACCTAAAAACAGTTCGAAAATACTCATTAGCTCGCCCATCCCCAAACATCCGATAAACTCATCGCTGCCACAATACCCAAGCTCGTCGCCAAAGTTAATAAGCTGGCCATGGTAAAGCGCGCTAACCCCATATTAATATGGCCTTTAAGCATATCAGCGACAGAGTTAATCAGAGGGAAGCCGGGTACTAACATCAATACCGATGAAGCCATCACGATCGTGGGCTGTCCGCCAATATTGTAAAGTACGGCTTGAGCAGAGATGGTAGTGGTAACGAATGCGGTGATCGCAAAATTTAATAAAGGATTGAAATGACGATGGCCAATTTCTTGTCTGACGATCATGCCACAGGCTGAAGCAATAAAAGTCATCATGAATACCTGCCAATCTCCGCCCGCAAGACGGCTAAAAGAGGCACATGATAATCCTATCATCACAACCACTAGCCAACGGTTGTAGCGCTCGGGGCTGATGTTTTGAATCTTTTTATACGCCAAATCATAATCAAGAATTCCCTTCTCCATCATGATGCAAATGCGTTGAATGTCAGTGATAACCTGCATGTTAATGCCACGATCAGCACAACTTCGAGTGGTGGTAATACAGTGATCATCCATCACAGTAGTAACAACAAGCGCATTGGCTGACAGTGCGACTTCAACCTCATTCACCCCACAAGCAATGCCGATACGGCGCATGATATCGCCGACCAGTGTGCTCTCAGCCCCGTGAGCCAGTAACATTTGTCCCGATTGAGCGACAAGTCTTGAGATCGCTCTTTGCTTTGATGCCATGATTTCCTTCCCATAGGCGTTATACCATCACAGTAAGTAAGTGTTCAGAAATAGCGCAGGAAAAAAGCTTGAGAACAAGGCAGAGATTTTCGATAAGTAGTTATTCTACAATCAAAATCTCTAACGCAGTTATCGAGCGTTTTAACAAGCTAGGGTGACCAGTTATTTACTACGATTGGTATTAATTATCTAGAAATAAAGTCTGCATTAAAATTCGACAGTACATAATGATTTAGATACAAAAAAACCGCAATTTTCATTGCGGTTTAATAAAACTATCAGTGTACTTGGAAAAAGCGACCGATGATTTATGAGAAGTTAAGAGGGATTAGTCACGAACATAGATAACATGACCGTCATCTTCTTCGTCATCCCAATCGTCCCAATCGTCGTCATCTTCAGTAACAACATTCTTACCGCTCATCGCATCTTTATGGTAGTCATCCCACATAAAGTCTACTTTTTCTTCTTCTTCAACTTCTACAACTTCACGAGGTAAGTTTTCCATAAACTCACCTAGTTTGAAGCAAAGATCTTTGGTGCCGATTTTATTCACAGCAGAGATCTTGAAGTACTCGCCTTCCCAGCCCAAAGCATCGATGATTTCTTGAATCTTTTCGTCTGCTTCGTCTTCTGGCATTAGGTCAACTTTGTTGAACACTAACCAACGAGGTTTCTGTGAAACTTTTTCACTGTATTGCTCAAGCTCATCGATGATCGTTAGTGCATTCTGAATAGGATCAGATTGATCGATCGGCATAATGTCGATCATATGCAGAAGAACACGACAACGCTCAAGGTGCTTGAGGAAACGAATGCCAAGGCCAGCGCCATCAGCTGCGCCTTCAATTAGACCAGGGATATCGGCAACAACGAAGCTCTTTTCAGGGACAACACTTACCACACCCAAGCTTGGGATCAAGGTAGTGAACGGGTAATCAGCCACTTTTGGTTTCGCAGCAGATACTGAACGAATAAAAGTAGATTTACCTGCGTTTGGTAGGCCAAGCATACCAACGTCAGCTAATAGAAGAAGCTCTAAACGCAGTTCACGAACTTCGCCTTTAGTACCCATTGTCTTTTGACGAGGAGCACGGTTAACAGACGATTTAAAACGCGTGTTACCAAGACCGTGCCAACCACCTTTACCAACCATTACTTTCTTGCCGTGTTCAGCAACTTCAGCAACGATTTCGTTGGTGTGGATATCAACTGCACGCGTACCAACTGGTACTTTCAGCGTAATGTCTTTACCACGTTTGCCAGTACAGTTACCACCGCGACCATTTTCACCACGCTCTGCGTTGTAAAAACGTTGGAAACGGTAATCGATCAGTGTGTTTAAGTTCTCATCCGCTTGGATGTAAACATCACCGCCGTCACCACCGTCGCCGCCATCAGGGCCACCTTTAGCGACGAATTTTTCGCGCCAAAAGCTTACTGTACCATTACCGCCATCACCGGCTTCTATTTTTACTACCGCTTCATCAACGAATTTCATTTTTTAACTCCGCACTTACGTTGCGTTACCACTCATCAAGGAGTGATATAAATTCTAGCAGATCCGTGTTTAGATCGATCACCTAAGATCTAGGCCGACCTGCAACCAAGGAACAAATAAGGAGAGGTTCTTTGCTTCTTATTTTTTACAAAACAAACGGCTTCTTAAAAACCAAACTGTTTCTCAAAAATAAAACGGCTTCTCAAAACCAAAACAAGAGCGTCTGCTTTTTTATTCTTGCTATAAATAAAAAACCCTGCCGAATCGGCAGGGCTTTTGAATTCAGCTTGAAAGCTAATAACATAATCTAGTTAAAGATTAAATTACTCAGCTTCGATGCTTACAAACTTACGGTTTTTAGGACCTTTAACAGCAAATTTCACTTTACCTTCAGTAAGAGCGAAAAGAGTGTGGTCTTTACCGATGCCAACGTTTGTGCCAGCGTGGAACTTAGTACCACGTTGACGAACGATGATGTTACCTGCAAGAACAGATTCACCACCAAAACGCTTAACACCAAGACGTTTGCTTTCTGAATCGCGGCCGTTATTAGTAGAACCGCCAGCTTTTTTATGTGCCATTGTTAAACTCTCCTAATACTTAAGCGTTAATGCCAGTGATTTTCACTTCAGTGAACCACTGACGGTGACCAGCTTGCTTACGCGAGTGCTTACGACGACGGAACTTAACGATTTTTACTTTATCGCCACGACCGTGTTGTACTACTTCTGCAGTAACCTTGCCACCTTCAACAAGAGGTGCACCAACAGCGATTTCTTCGCCGTTAGCAACAAGAAGAACTTTATCAAATTCAACAGTTGCACCAGTTTCAACGTCTAATTTCTCTAAACGAAGTGTTTGACCTTCGCTTACTCGGTGTTGTTTGCCACCAGATTGGAAAACAGCGTACATATTTTACTCCGCTTTTTCCGCACAGCCTATGGTTGTTAATTGTACAACTCGGGTGTGCGCTAAACTAATCAATAGGGCGCAGATTCTACGGGAATCATGGCGCTATGACAAGCCATATTTTTAAAAAATTGGCGAAAACCTGTTCGCCAAAGAAAAGTGCGGCAATCATGCCCTTTAGCGATGTATTAATCAACGTTTTTTAGTGTATTATTCAACAATTAAATACAACGTATAAGCCTTACAGGGTCTAACTTCAGCCGGATGAACAATGGATTTTAAAGCTATCCAAACGCTTACTGCCAATGATATGGCAAAAGTGAATGAAACAATTCAAGCCCAACTTAATTCTGACGTAAGTTTAATCAACCAGCTTGGTTTTTATATCGTTAGCGGTGGTGGCAAACGCCTACGCCCTTTGCTTGCTCTTTTATCTGCTCGCGCACTTGGTTATCAAGGTGAAGCTCATATCACCTCTGCAACCTTTATCGAGTTTATTCACACCGCAACCCTGCTTCACGACGATGTTGTCGATGAATCAGACATGAGACGCGGTAAAGCGACGGCCAATGCCGCTTTTGGTAATGCCGCTAGCGTTTTGGTGGGTGACTTTATCTACACACGCTCATTCCAAATGATGACAACGCTAGGATCTTTAAAGATCCTTGAGCTAATGAGTGAAGCGGTAAACGTGATTGCCGAGGGTGAAGTTCAACAATTAATGAACTGCAATAACCCAGACACCACAGAAGAAAGCTACATGCAGGTGATCTACTCTAAGACTGCTCGTTTGTTCGAAGCTGCGACCCAAATCGGTGCGATTCTTACTGAGTCATCACCAGAGATCGAAACAGCAATGCAGAACTATGGTAAATACCTAGGCACCGCTTTCCAACTGATTGACGATGTGATGGATTACACTGCAGATGGTAAAGAGATGGGTAAAAACGTTGGTGACGATCTAGCCGAAGGCAAACCAACACTGCCTCTACTTTACGCAATGCATAATGGCTCTCCTGAACAAGCAAGCATGATTCGTGAAGCGATTGAGAAAGCGAACGGCATGGAACGTCTTGACGATATTATGGCTGTAATGAAAGAGACAGGCTCTTTAGAGTACACAACAAATAAAGCCTACGAAGAGGCCGATAAAGCCATCGCTGAGCTTTCTGTACTTCCTGACTCAGAATATAAGCAAGCGCTAACCACGCTCGCACACTTAGCTGTTAAACGCAGTAAGTAAGCAGGTTAATAGACAACTCGCTTCTAGCTTCTATATAAATAACAAAAAAGAGCCTCAGGGCTCTTTTGTTGGTTTTCAACAAATATTTGTAAGAGCGCCAAATTCAATATCGGCTCGCTTCTAATGATAACGGCAGTTGTGCTTCAATCTCTTTAAGCTCTTCCATTGGCACCGCGTATTGATCATGCCCGTTGTAAGTCTCTACTAACGCGTACTGCTCTTGCTCATCAATGACCAATACTTTTCCTAAGTGCCCCATATATTCGACATTCATACCTTTCTGAACAGTAGCCATAACATTTACCTTCACCTTGGTTTGGAGGTACATACGAATAGCTTGAACTTCAGGATCAAAAAAGCCGATCATAATGGCCGGCCCTTATTAATTAGCTTAAGACTAAGTTAAATAGCGTTTTGCTTATTTAGCGAATTCAACACCAATCTCGATGTCGCCATTTAGCGTTTCAAGCATGCTATCTAAAGCGTTACGTTCGAAGTCGCTCAGCTCACCGTAGCTAAGGATCGCTTCAGCGCCCTCTTTGCCTAGTTTAACTGGCTGTGCGAAGAATGGAGCGTGCTCGCCTTCACCTTCAACGTATGCACATTCAATCACGTTTTCTTCACCTTGAAGTGCTTTAACTAGTGCAAGACCGAAACGACAAGCCGCTTGACCCATAGACAGTGTCGCACTGCCGCCGCCAGCTTTAGCTTCTACTACTTCAGTACCTGCATTTTGGATGCGAGTCGTTAGCGCTGCAATTTCTTCATCAGTGAACTCTACGCCTTCAACTTGAGAAAGTAGAGGAAGAATCGTTACACCTGAGTGACCACCGATAACAGGAACACGGATGTCGCCTGGATCTTTGTCTTTTAGTTCAGCAACGAACGTTTCAGAACGAATCACATCAAGAGTCGTAATACCGAATAGACGACGCTTGTCGTAAACGCCCGCTTTCTTCAGTACTTCAGCCGCGATTGGCACTGTTGTGTTTACTGGGTTAGTAATGATACCAACACAAGCAGTAGGACAAGTAACTGCGATTTTCTCTGCAAGAGACTTAACAATGCCAGCGTTCACATTGAAAAGATCCGCACGATCCATACCAGGCTTACGAGCAACACCCGCTGAAATAAGTACAACATCCGCACCTTCTAGTGCTGGTGTTGGATCTTCACCCGCGTAACCTTTGATCGAAACAGGCGTTGGGATATGGCTAAGATCGGCAGCAACACCCGGTGTTACCGGAGCGATGTCGTAAAGTGCAAGATCTGAACCAGCAGGTAGGCGGTTCTTAAGTAGTAGGGCTAGGGCTTGACCGATGCCACCAGCGGCACCAATAACAGCTACTTTCATTGTTATTCTCCTTGAGAGCTTTCTCTTATAGATTCTTTGTAGGGTAATTCTTGAGCTAAATCTAAGTTAAAAAACTATATTAATCACAAAGTGATTACAATCAATTAACGCTAGCTTTGCGACTTCGCGCAAGTCAATAAAACCGTGCTACACAGCAAGTTCGCATTATGGCGATAATCGACTGAAATAACAAAATAAGTCGTCACAAATAACACATTATTCTATTAAATATTTACAGTGATATGACTAACAAATTACAGGGATGTTTTGGCTAAAATTGAATATGTATGCGAGAATATGCAAACATCTTTGTTAATGAATAAGAATGACATATGCGCAATACAGAAAAGCAAGACAACTTAGTTCGTGCATTTAAAGCCTTACTAAAAGAAGAACGTTTTGGCTCACAAGGCGAAATTGTGGATGCCCTAAAACACGAAGGTTTTGAAAGCATCAACCAGTCTAAAGTCTCGCGTATGTTAACCAAGTTTGGTGCCGTTCGAACTCGTAACGCAAAAATGGAGATGGTTTACTGTCTTCCTGCTGAACTTGGTGTTCCGACCGTTTCTAGCTCTTTACGAGAATTAGTACTAGATATTGACCACAACAATGCATTGGTGGTGATACACACAGGCCCTGGTGCGGCGCAGCTGATTGCTCGTTTATTAGACTCACTAGGTAAGTCGGAAGGTATACTGGGCGTAGTCGCAGGTGATGACACTATCTTCATTACTCCAACGTTATCGGTTACCACTAAGCAACTGTTTGATTCAGTGTGCGAACTGTTTGAATACGCTGGATAATTGATCTCTGCTTCATAATTATCAGCCCTATTAATGGATCACGAGTATCTATTCACTTCGTGATCCAAATCACATCCTAGAATATCCATATATCTCTTCCAAAATCACACTAAATCATTGATTTTAAAAAACTCAGTAGCAAATCAAACACGAGATCCAGACATCATTTGTTAGATTTTTTAGCTATATCTTTTAACATTCGAGTAATTTTCTGCCAATTTTTGATATTATTCAGCCACTTTTTCATCACATGGATTGAAAAAGGTGCCGTTTCCAAATAGGAAACTCCAGAAGCAACTACACTTGTTTCAGGGTTAATAATGAATAAAGGAAGGGAAATTCATGGCATTTACCAAACTTATTAAAGTTGGTGCTATTGCAGCTGCTGTAATGGGCGCTGGCGCTGTTAACGCTCAAGAGTTCATCACGATTGGTACTGGTTCAGTGACGGGTGTTTACTACCCAACTGGTGGTGCGATTTGTAAGCTAGTGAACAAGGGCCGCAAAGACCACAATATTCGTTGTTCTGTAGAGTCTACTGGTGGTTCAATCTACAACGTTAACACCATCCGTGCAGGTGAACTAGATTTCGGTGTTGTTCAATCGGACTGGCAATACCACGGCTACAACGGTACAAGTAAGTTCAAAGATCAGGGCGAATACAAGAAACTTCGCGCTATGTTCTCTCTACATACAGAACCGTTCAACATCATCGCTCGTACTGATGCTGGCATCAACAATGTTTCTGACCTAGCTGGTAAGCGTGTAAACATTGGTAACCCAGGTTCTGGTGACCGTGCAACGATGGGTGTTGTAATGGACGCTATGGGCTGGACTAACGACAGCTTCAAGCTTGCTTCTGAACTTAAAGGTTCTGAGCGTTCACAAGCACTTTGTGATAACAAGATTGATGCATTCATCTACATGGTTGGTCACCCGAACGGATCAATCAAAGAAGCAACAACGTCTTGTGATGCAAAACTGGTTTCAGCAACAGGTCCACAGATCGACAAGATCGTAGCTGAAAACCCATACTACGCTTACAGCACAGTTCCTGCTGGTATGTACCGTGGTACTGACGCTGACGTAAACAGCTTCGGTGTTGCAGCAACTATGGTAACAACTTCAGACGTTTCTGAAGAAGTTGCATACAACGTTGCTAAGGCAGTATTTGAAAACTTTGACACTTTCAAACGCCTACACCCAGCATTTGCTAACCTGAAAAAAGAAGACATGGTTAAAGCGGGTATCTCTATCCCTCTTCACCCAGGCGCAGCAAAATACTACAAAGAAGTGGGCCTTCTAAAGTAACTCTACTTTAAGCCTACTACACCAATAAGGAGGCTAGCCCTCCTTATTGGCTTTTCACGTTTTATAAAAATAATTTAAGTGAAAAGAACAGCCCTTTAAGTTTCTCCAATTTGGAGGACTTACCTTCGTATCAAGCCTAAGACAAAGACGAACAAAAAACGCATTTCCCTATCCATTCACTACACTAGATAGGAAAT
This window contains:
- a CDS encoding threonine/serine exporter family protein codes for the protein MASKQRAISRLVAQSGQMLLAHGAESTLVGDIMRRIGIACGVNEVEVALSANALVVTTVMDDHCITTTRSCADRGINMQVITDIQRICIMMEKGILDYDLAYKKIQNISPERYNRWLVVVMIGLSCASFSRLAGGDWQVFMMTFIASACGMIVRQEIGHRHFNPLLNFAITAFVTTTISAQAVLYNIGGQPTIVMASSVLMLVPGFPLINSVADMLKGHINMGLARFTMASLLTLATSLGIVAAMSLSDVWGWAS
- the cgtA gene encoding Obg family GTPase CgtA, with product MKFVDEAVVKIEAGDGGNGTVSFWREKFVAKGGPDGGDGGDGGDVYIQADENLNTLIDYRFQRFYNAERGENGRGGNCTGKRGKDITLKVPVGTRAVDIHTNEIVAEVAEHGKKVMVGKGGWHGLGNTRFKSSVNRAPRQKTMGTKGEVRELRLELLLLADVGMLGLPNAGKSTFIRSVSAAKPKVADYPFTTLIPSLGVVSVVPEKSFVVADIPGLIEGAADGAGLGIRFLKHLERCRVLLHMIDIMPIDQSDPIQNALTIIDELEQYSEKVSQKPRWLVFNKVDLMPEDEADEKIQEIIDALGWEGEYFKISAVNKIGTKDLCFKLGEFMENLPREVVEVEEEEKVDFMWDDYHKDAMSGKNVVTEDDDDWDDWDDEEDDGHVIYVRD
- the rpmA gene encoding 50S ribosomal protein L27, with the translated sequence MAHKKAGGSTNNGRDSESKRLGVKRFGGESVLAGNIIVRQRGTKFHAGTNVGIGKDHTLFALTEGKVKFAVKGPKNRKFVSIEAE
- the rplU gene encoding 50S ribosomal protein L21, producing MYAVFQSGGKQHRVSEGQTLRLEKLDVETGATVEFDKVLLVANGEEIAVGAPLVEGGKVTAEVVQHGRGDKVKIVKFRRRKHSRKQAGHRQWFTEVKITGINA
- the ispB gene encoding octaprenyl diphosphate synthase, with protein sequence MDFKAIQTLTANDMAKVNETIQAQLNSDVSLINQLGFYIVSGGGKRLRPLLALLSARALGYQGEAHITSATFIEFIHTATLLHDDVVDESDMRRGKATANAAFGNAASVLVGDFIYTRSFQMMTTLGSLKILELMSEAVNVIAEGEVQQLMNCNNPDTTEESYMQVIYSKTARLFEAATQIGAILTESSPEIETAMQNYGKYLGTAFQLIDDVMDYTADGKEMGKNVGDDLAEGKPTLPLLYAMHNGSPEQASMIREAIEKANGMERLDDIMAVMKETGSLEYTTNKAYEEADKAIAELSVLPDSEYKQALTTLAHLAVKRSK
- the mdh gene encoding malate dehydrogenase, whose product is MKVAVIGAAGGIGQALALLLKNRLPAGSDLALYDIAPVTPGVAADLSHIPTPVSIKGYAGEDPTPALEGADVVLISAGVARKPGMDRADLFNVNAGIVKSLAEKIAVTCPTACVGIITNPVNTTVPIAAEVLKKAGVYDKRRLFGITTLDVIRSETFVAELKDKDPGDIRVPVIGGHSGVTILPLLSQVEGVEFTDEEIAALTTRIQNAGTEVVEAKAGGGSATLSMGQAACRFGLALVKALQGEENVIECAYVEGEGEHAPFFAQPVKLGKEGAEAILSYGELSDFERNALDSMLETLNGDIEIGVEFAK
- the argR gene encoding transcriptional regulator ArgR; this encodes MRNTEKQDNLVRAFKALLKEERFGSQGEIVDALKHEGFESINQSKVSRMLTKFGAVRTRNAKMEMVYCLPAELGVPTVSSSLRELVLDIDHNNALVVIHTGPGAAQLIARLLDSLGKSEGILGVVAGDDTIFITPTLSVTTKQLFDSVCELFEYAG
- a CDS encoding TAXI family TRAP transporter solute-binding subunit, yielding MAFTKLIKVGAIAAAVMGAGAVNAQEFITIGTGSVTGVYYPTGGAICKLVNKGRKDHNIRCSVESTGGSIYNVNTIRAGELDFGVVQSDWQYHGYNGTSKFKDQGEYKKLRAMFSLHTEPFNIIARTDAGINNVSDLAGKRVNIGNPGSGDRATMGVVMDAMGWTNDSFKLASELKGSERSQALCDNKIDAFIYMVGHPNGSIKEATTSCDAKLVSATGPQIDKIVAENPYYAYSTVPAGMYRGTDADVNSFGVAATMVTTSDVSEEVAYNVAKAVFENFDTFKRLHPAFANLKKEDMVKAGISIPLHPGAAKYYKEVGLLK